GGGTTCGTGCAAGCGCATTCGGAGGAGATGGGGATCAGCCCGGGCGAGCTGGCCGAGATTCAGAGCGCTAATGAGACGTTCCAGGAGGCGTGCCTGCGGCATCAGGAGGCGCGGAGCGAGCTTGGGGCGGCTCATGCGGCGAAGGCGGGCGCGCGGAAGGCGCTGCTGAGCCGGATGAGATCGCTGGCGATGCGCGCCCGGTGCAGCCCGCACGTGGAACATTCGGCGAAGGTCGCGATGGACCTGGGCGGCGGCAAGTGGAACGGGCGCTCCCCGCTCGAGGAGAGTCCTGACAGGCCCTCGGCGATCATAGACATCCGTCAGAGGCTGACTCATGTCTTGCGAATCCAGAACGAGACCACTACGGGGCTCAGCCGCGCCCGCCCGCAGAACGCGACGGGCTGCGAGGTGTGGCGGGTGATCGGCGACCCAGGGGACGGAAAGACGGAGATGCGCTTCATCGGGCTGGCGACGCGGAGTCCGTTCGTTGTGCGGCTGGCGGAGGAGGATGCGGGCACGAAGGTGAGCTACCGGCTCAGATGGACGAACCGCCGGGGGGAGAAGGGCTCCTGGAGCTCGACGGAGACCGCGACTGTGGCCGGCTGAGTGCATCGCGTATCAAGAGCACAGAGCATCCGGACGGGGAAATCCGCGGCCTCAGGTCTCGCAAGGGAGCCTGTCCCGCGCGCAGGTTCATCTACAGTCGTGGCGAACCGCATCATACGGGAAACCTCCGATTGGCCCCTGACCCCTGCGCTCTTCTCGTGCCCGGCCTACCATACCACTCGATACTTCAAGAGCGTCCAGAGGGCGACCACTCCGTCCCACCAGCCGATCTTCTTGCCCTCCGCGGCGGTACGCGCCTCGTAGCGGATGGGGACCTCCACTATGCGAATCCCGCGCCGCAGTACCTTGGCGGTGACCTCCGGGCAGAACTCGAAGCGCCGGCATGTGAGCGGGATACCCTGGATTACCCCGGCGCGGAACGCCTTGTAGCAGGTGGCCTCGTCGGTGATGCGCGCGCCGAAGAGCGTCGAGGCGGCGAGGGCGAGCACGCGGTTGGCGATATAGTTCGCCGGGCGCATCCTGGGGCGCGATGAGAGGAAACGCGAGCCGTATACGACGTCGGCCTCTCCGCTGAGGATCGGCGCGATCATCGCGGGATAGTCATCGGGGTCGTATTCGAGGTCGGCATCCTGGATGATGACGACATCGCCCGTGACGTGCGCGAGGGCGGTCCGGATCGCCATCCCCTTCCCCATGTTTCGCTCGTGGAGGACGAGCCGGACGGGAACCTCCCCCTGCCCTTCCGCGGCGCAGATGGATGGGTCAGAGATGCTCTGGAGGAGTTCGCGCGTGCCGTCGGCGGAGAAGTCGTCTACGACGATGATCTCCTTGACGACGGGCGACCGGCGCACGCGAGCGACAGCCTCCTCGATGGTGTCGCACTCGTTGTATGCGGGGATTATGACGGAGAGAGTCTTCATATCGGATTGCAGCC
This genomic stretch from Armatimonadota bacterium harbors:
- a CDS encoding glycosyltransferase family 2 protein codes for the protein MKTLSVIIPAYNECDTIEEAVARVRRSPVVKEIIVVDDFSADGTRELLQSISDPSICAAEGQGEVPVRLVLHERNMGKGMAIRTALAHVTGDVVIIQDADLEYDPDDYPAMIAPILSGEADVVYGSRFLSSRPRMRPANYIANRVLALAASTLFGARITDEATCYKAFRAGVIQGIPLTCRRFEFCPEVTAKVLRRGIRIVEVPIRYEARTAAEGKKIGWWDGVVALWTLLKYRVVW